One window from the genome of Candidatus Binataceae bacterium encodes:
- the tsaD gene encoding tRNA (adenosine(37)-N6)-threonylcarbamoyltransferase complex transferase subunit TsaD: MLVLGIESSCDDAAAAVLETATPGVATIRSSIIANQDAIHRRYGGIVPELASRNHVVTILPVIEQALEAAGCGLGQIDSIAVTRGPGLVGSLLVGLMCAKGLAQSLNVPMVGVNHIEGHLLAPLLEHRPAMPFLALVVSGGHTELFVVEDFGRYRRLGRTRDDAAGEAFDKVAKLMGLGYPGGKVIDDLARRGNRRAVRIPLAHVRGAPLDFSFSGVKTAVAGLLRTADGAAPAPEDLAASFQEAVVEMLIRPTLAAARDVGADEIVLTGGVAANSRLRERLAEVAAAEGRKVIAPSLKYCTDNAAMIAMAGSWRLLRGERDALTIDAQAALSL; encoded by the coding sequence ATGCTTGTTCTCGGAATTGAATCGTCATGCGACGACGCCGCCGCGGCGGTGCTGGAAACCGCAACCCCCGGCGTTGCGACGATCCGCTCAAGTATCATCGCGAACCAGGACGCGATCCATCGCCGCTACGGCGGAATCGTGCCCGAACTCGCTTCGCGCAACCACGTCGTCACGATCCTGCCGGTCATCGAGCAGGCGCTGGAGGCCGCGGGATGCGGCCTCGGCCAGATTGACAGCATCGCGGTAACCCGCGGCCCCGGGCTGGTCGGCTCGCTGCTGGTCGGCCTGATGTGCGCCAAGGGACTAGCGCAGAGCCTGAATGTTCCGATGGTCGGCGTGAATCATATCGAGGGCCATCTGCTCGCCCCGCTGCTCGAACACCGGCCGGCGATGCCGTTCCTTGCCCTGGTGGTTTCCGGGGGGCATACGGAGCTCTTCGTGGTCGAGGACTTTGGACGCTACCGTCGCCTGGGCCGCACGCGCGACGACGCGGCGGGCGAGGCTTTCGACAAGGTGGCCAAGCTGATGGGACTGGGCTATCCGGGCGGCAAAGTGATCGACGACCTCGCCCGGCGCGGCAATCGCAGGGCGGTACGGATTCCGCTCGCCCACGTGCGCGGCGCGCCCCTCGACTTCAGCTTCAGCGGGGTCAAGACCGCGGTGGCCGGGCTGTTGCGCACCGCCGACGGCGCTGCGCCGGCGCCCGAGGATCTCGCCGCGAGCTTCCAGGAGGCGGTCGTCGAGATGCTTATCCGGCCGACGCTGGCCGCGGCGCGCGATGTCGGCGCCGACGAGATCGTGCTCACCGGAGGCGTGGCCGCCAACTCGCGTCTGCGCGAGCGGCTGGCCGAGGTAGCCGCCGCCGAAGGGCGCAAGGTGATTGCGCCGTCGCTCAAGTACTGCACCGACAATGCGGCGATGATCGCAATGGCGGGGAGCTGGCGGCTGTTGCGCGGCGAGCGCGACGCGCTCACGATCGACGCGCAAGCCGCGCTCTCGCTGTAG
- a CDS encoding tetratricopeptide repeat protein, whose protein sequence is MLVFRWSSTASAGMRAGALVALAGALALAPGASANALGVPPLNAARHWTVGGGAPVSMAIGADVQLAELSEEDLPAEEMPSPSATPDATPAAAGAPQAPAQGEGGGGEWTRVPADSNGESANATSDAPPSQESGAPASSAGGGPQTVVVPGAEPSAGVVPAQAGASALAAGAATPEPSAAALPPPYDIGSVQPAPPVSDQPLTPLIDAAAKDQPALSASLRLVESARGEIEKSRADDAIRSLGRAVSIDPTDPYAYFYLGRAYMAKNDYPQALAFFGRSEVGLRATPVWLGEVKSFEGACLEQQGKFAQAAQAYRDALEAAPNNLMARVGYGRLTTIAADANAGNAPPPPAPAVGAALPAPDAGATAPPPEDGSAVAEPPDEPPPAPAGSATSGKSFDQSGGN, encoded by the coding sequence ATGCTTGTTTTTCGATGGAGCTCGACCGCCTCTGCGGGTATGCGCGCCGGGGCGCTTGTGGCGCTGGCTGGCGCGTTGGCGCTGGCGCCGGGCGCGAGCGCCAACGCGCTTGGCGTGCCACCGCTGAACGCGGCGCGGCACTGGACTGTCGGCGGCGGCGCGCCGGTCAGCATGGCTATCGGCGCCGATGTTCAACTGGCCGAGCTCTCCGAGGAGGACCTGCCGGCGGAGGAGATGCCCTCGCCGTCGGCAACGCCCGACGCCACGCCTGCGGCGGCTGGCGCTCCGCAGGCGCCTGCGCAAGGCGAAGGCGGCGGTGGAGAATGGACGCGCGTGCCGGCAGATAGTAATGGCGAATCGGCCAACGCAACGTCGGATGCGCCGCCATCGCAGGAGAGCGGCGCACCCGCGAGCAGCGCTGGTGGGGGGCCGCAGACGGTAGTGGTGCCCGGCGCGGAGCCCTCGGCGGGGGTGGTGCCTGCCCAGGCGGGCGCCAGCGCCTTGGCGGCTGGCGCCGCTACGCCTGAGCCCAGTGCGGCGGCGCTGCCGCCGCCGTACGACATAGGCTCCGTGCAGCCGGCGCCGCCGGTCAGCGACCAGCCGCTTACGCCACTTATCGACGCGGCGGCCAAGGACCAACCCGCGCTGAGTGCGTCGCTGCGCCTGGTCGAAAGTGCGCGCGGCGAGATCGAAAAGTCCAGGGCTGACGACGCGATTCGCTCGCTCGGCCGCGCGGTCTCGATCGATCCGACGGACCCGTACGCGTACTTCTATCTCGGCCGTGCCTACATGGCGAAAAACGATTATCCGCAGGCGCTCGCGTTCTTCGGTCGCTCCGAGGTCGGACTGCGCGCGACCCCTGTGTGGCTCGGCGAGGTCAAAAGCTTCGAGGGCGCCTGTTTGGAGCAGCAGGGCAAATTCGCCCAGGCCGCGCAGGCCTACAGGGACGCGTTGGAGGCGGCGCCCAACAATTTAATGGCGCGCGTGGGCTACGGCCGGCTGACTACCATCGCCGCCGACGCCAATGCCGGCAACGCGCCGCCGCCACCCGCGCCCGCCGTCGGGGCGGCGCTGCCGGCGCCCGACGCGGGCGCCACTGCCCCGCCGCCCGAGGACGGAAGCGCGGTTGCCGAGCCGCCTGACGAGCCACCGCCAGCGCCTGCGGGGTCCGCCACGTCGGGCAAAAGTTTCGATCAATCCGGCGGCAACTGA
- the mutM gene encoding bifunctional DNA-formamidopyrimidine glycosylase/DNA-(apurinic or apyrimidinic site) lyase yields the protein MPELPEVESLRRILERSLVGRTIVRARVAEKRLRRTVAADFASRVALHRIVRLSRRAKYLIIELESTHAGDGAAMIVHLGMSGSLTHRQNGFNAADFDPRHDHVEFQLDDRSRLVYNDPRRFGLIRLVEADALATTVELQQLGPEPLSADFNADYLARVARGRRTAIKNVIMDQAVVAGIGNIYASEILFRAGIRPTRRAERVTRREIERIVAATAPILRAAIGNRGTTFRSYRDSRGRPGRFAERLMVYGREGKPCLVCGSPIRAIVVGQRASFYCPHCQR from the coding sequence ATGCCTGAGCTGCCGGAGGTCGAGTCGCTGCGCAGGATACTTGAGCGATCGCTGGTCGGGCGTACGATCGTCCGCGCGCGCGTCGCCGAGAAGCGGCTGCGGCGGACCGTCGCGGCCGACTTCGCTTCCCGCGTCGCCTTGCATCGGATCGTGCGCCTTTCGCGGCGCGCCAAGTACCTGATAATCGAGCTCGAAAGCACCCACGCCGGCGACGGTGCCGCGATGATCGTCCATCTCGGGATGAGCGGCAGCCTGACCCATCGCCAGAACGGCTTCAACGCGGCCGACTTCGACCCGCGCCACGACCACGTCGAGTTCCAGCTCGACGACCGCAGCCGGCTGGTGTACAACGACCCGCGCCGCTTCGGGCTGATCAGGCTGGTCGAGGCGGACGCGCTAGCCACGACGGTCGAGCTGCAACAACTCGGCCCCGAACCGCTGAGCGCGGACTTCAACGCCGACTACCTCGCACGAGTTGCGCGCGGGCGGCGCACCGCGATCAAGAATGTGATCATGGACCAGGCGGTGGTTGCGGGCATCGGCAACATCTACGCCTCCGAAATTCTCTTTCGCGCCGGAATCAGGCCGACGCGCCGCGCCGAGCGCGTCACCCGGCGCGAGATCGAGCGGATCGTCGCGGCGACCGCGCCCATCTTGCGCGCTGCGATCGGCAACCGCGGCACCACGTTTCGCAGCTATCGCGACTCGCGCGGCCGGCCGGGTCGTTTTGCCGAGCGCCTGATGGTTTACGGGCGTGAGGGCAAGCCGTGCCTCGTATGCGGGAGCCCGATCCGCGCGATTGTGGTCGGCCAGCGCGCGAGCTTCTACTGCCCGCACTGCCAGCGGTAG
- a CDS encoding PBP1A family penicillin-binding protein encodes MKRAIKIALFSVAALILFAVPPAIYRFVGYYHALENEVVARFSGKRWNIPSRIYSDSCFVYPGQSLDDLGFFQRLARLNYHQVAPGKVAARGEYSLDPAKHRLTVFLHSFAYPYSQFPGELVRLTLGPHDTVLAMRDLGTGKPLYSIELEPELISGIFEGSWQQRRLVPLSQVPPALIDAILAAEDHRFYEHHGIDLVRIIKAAWVDLTSHQIRQGGSTLTQQLMKNFFLTSKRDWRRKAKEALMAYIAEQRYPKDQILENYINDIYLGQRGQEGIYGVWEASEYYFSKEPRDLTIGEMATIAGMIRSPNALNPLRHPRQAERRRNEVLGQMLADGYISKAAYDQAVIEPLHPRETFTENNDSPYFVDYVKHELAERYPPEVLTGEGLRIFTTLDVHTQKLAEQAVHNNLDYLEKRYPALRRKEKKDQLEEALVALEPQNGKIRAMVGGRYYRESQFNRITQAKRQPGSAFKPVTYLAALQETLDGGPERFLPTSYLDDEPFTWTYGDMSWSPKNYKDRYFGRVTLEFALQESLNSATSRLANQIGLDRIRAMAEKLGFGDLPPYPSIILGGIEVSPMQIARAYSIMADYGLEVQPYAVTAVVDQSGKVIEGHELQAQQVLSPQLAYLIDFMLEQVVNHGTGFGARQHGFLRPAAGKTGTTNDSKDAWFAGFTPNLLAVVWTGFDQKEALGLTGAEASLPAWTDFMKGATASRPTLDFAPPPGIVVEKVDPLTGYLAGPYCPVVMEGAFPKELAPTQTCPFHTHPGVTSVAPGPVNAPDHSGVAIQPGASDRQAPPAAATGWERVPSGDSD; translated from the coding sequence GTGAAGCGCGCGATCAAAATAGCCCTGTTCAGCGTGGCGGCGCTCATCCTCTTCGCGGTGCCTCCGGCGATCTACCGGTTCGTCGGCTACTACCATGCGCTGGAGAACGAAGTCGTCGCCCGCTTTTCGGGCAAGCGATGGAATATCCCCTCGCGCATCTATTCAGACTCCTGCTTCGTCTATCCCGGGCAGAGCCTCGATGACCTCGGTTTCTTCCAGCGCCTGGCACGCCTCAACTACCATCAGGTGGCCCCGGGCAAGGTCGCCGCGCGCGGCGAGTACAGCCTCGACCCGGCCAAGCATCGCCTGACGGTCTTCCTGCATAGCTTCGCCTATCCCTACAGCCAGTTCCCTGGCGAACTCGTGCGGCTCACCCTGGGGCCGCACGATACGGTGCTTGCGATGCGCGATCTGGGCACCGGCAAGCCGCTCTATTCGATCGAGCTGGAACCCGAGCTTATCAGCGGAATCTTCGAAGGAAGCTGGCAGCAGCGCCGGCTGGTGCCGCTCTCGCAGGTGCCGCCCGCGCTAATCGACGCGATCCTCGCCGCCGAGGACCATCGCTTCTACGAGCATCACGGGATCGACCTGGTGCGCATCATCAAGGCCGCCTGGGTCGATTTGACCTCCCATCAGATTCGCCAGGGCGGCTCGACCTTGACCCAGCAGCTGATGAAGAACTTCTTCTTAACCAGCAAGCGCGACTGGCGGCGCAAGGCCAAGGAGGCGCTGATGGCGTACATCGCCGAGCAGCGCTACCCCAAGGACCAGATCCTGGAGAACTACATCAACGATATCTACCTCGGCCAGCGCGGACAGGAAGGCATTTACGGCGTGTGGGAGGCGTCCGAGTATTACTTCTCCAAGGAGCCGCGCGATCTCACGATCGGCGAGATGGCGACGATCGCGGGGATGATCCGCTCGCCCAACGCGCTCAACCCGCTGCGCCATCCCCGCCAGGCCGAACGGCGGCGCAACGAGGTGCTGGGCCAGATGCTCGCCGACGGTTACATCAGCAAGGCCGCCTACGACCAGGCGGTTATCGAGCCGCTTCATCCGCGGGAAACCTTCACCGAGAACAACGACTCGCCCTACTTCGTCGATTACGTCAAGCACGAGCTGGCCGAACGCTATCCGCCCGAAGTTCTGACCGGCGAAGGGCTCAGAATCTTCACCACCCTCGACGTTCATACGCAGAAGCTGGCCGAGCAGGCGGTGCATAACAACCTCGACTACCTCGAGAAGCGCTACCCCGCACTGCGCCGCAAGGAGAAGAAGGATCAGCTTGAGGAGGCGCTGGTAGCGCTCGAGCCCCAGAACGGCAAGATTCGCGCGATGGTGGGCGGGCGCTACTACCGCGAAAGCCAGTTTAACCGGATCACCCAGGCCAAGCGGCAGCCCGGCTCGGCCTTCAAGCCCGTCACCTATCTGGCCGCACTCCAGGAGACGCTCGACGGCGGTCCGGAGCGCTTTTTGCCGACCAGCTACCTGGACGACGAGCCGTTCACGTGGACCTACGGCGACATGAGCTGGAGCCCCAAGAACTACAAGGATCGCTACTTCGGGCGCGTGACTTTGGAGTTCGCGCTTCAGGAGTCGCTCAACTCGGCGACCTCGCGCCTGGCCAACCAGATCGGCCTCGACCGCATCCGGGCGATGGCCGAGAAGCTCGGCTTCGGCGACCTGCCGCCCTATCCGTCGATCATCCTGGGCGGTATCGAAGTCAGCCCGATGCAGATCGCGCGCGCCTACTCGATCATGGCCGACTACGGACTCGAAGTGCAGCCCTACGCGGTCACCGCCGTCGTGGACCAAAGCGGCAAGGTTATCGAGGGCCACGAGCTCCAGGCGCAGCAAGTGCTCTCGCCGCAGCTCGCCTATCTTATCGATTTCATGCTCGAGCAGGTGGTCAATCATGGCACCGGCTTCGGCGCCCGCCAGCACGGCTTTCTGCGCCCCGCCGCGGGCAAGACCGGCACCACCAACGACTCCAAAGACGCCTGGTTCGCGGGCTTCACGCCCAACCTGCTGGCCGTGGTATGGACCGGCTTCGACCAGAAAGAGGCGCTGGGCCTGACTGGCGCGGAAGCCTCACTGCCGGCGTGGACCGACTTCATGAAGGGCGCGACCGCCTCGCGGCCGACGCTGGACTTCGCGCCGCCGCCGGGTATCGTGGTGGAGAAGGTCGATCCGCTGACCGGCTACCTGGCGGGGCCGTATTGTCCGGTCGTGATGGAGGGCGCGTTCCCCAAGGAGCTGGCGCCAACCCAGACCTGCCCGTTCCATACGCATCCGGGAGTCACCTCGGTCGCGCCGGGTCCGGTTAATGCCCCCGATCACTCGGGAGTCGCGATTCAGCCGGGAGCGTCGGACAGACAGGCACCGCCGGCGGCAGCGACCGGATGGGAGCGGGTGCCAAGCGGCGACAGCGACTGA
- a CDS encoding DUF1844 domain-containing protein, whose amino-acid sequence MSRSEEEQPAKGFKVEDRRRFSAEGELKPEFSGTEEPSAPPPGVKGAGAAASAPRTAQPPGDGGAAARSAPRAAEEMRSGAGARQAGAVAEINFSAFLMSLSTEALVHLGEMPDPSSGEQRRDLAMAQQMIDILGMLRDKTRGNLDHDEQALLDAVLFDLRMKYVEIARRVG is encoded by the coding sequence ATGAGCCGATCGGAAGAGGAACAACCCGCCAAGGGGTTCAAGGTCGAAGACCGCCGCCGCTTCTCGGCCGAGGGCGAGCTTAAACCCGAGTTCAGCGGCACCGAGGAGCCGTCGGCGCCGCCGCCCGGCGTCAAGGGTGCCGGGGCCGCGGCGTCGGCTCCGCGAACTGCGCAGCCCCCTGGCGACGGCGGCGCGGCGGCGCGTTCGGCGCCCCGCGCCGCGGAAGAGATGCGCTCCGGCGCCGGCGCCCGGCAGGCGGGCGCGGTTGCGGAGATCAACTTCTCCGCCTTTCTGATGAGCCTTTCGACCGAGGCGCTGGTGCACCTGGGCGAGATGCCCGACCCGTCCAGCGGCGAGCAACGGCGCGATCTGGCGATGGCGCAGCAGATGATCGATATCCTGGGGATGCTGCGCGACAAGACGCGCGGCAATCTGGATCACGACGAACAGGCGCTGCTCGACGCCGTTCTCTTTGATCTCAGAATGAAATACGTTGAGATCGCACGCCGGGTCGGCTGA
- a CDS encoding DegQ family serine endoprotease codes for MFVRFWNLAVIGLAAAGLLCGTPASRARADQLWGERPASARPSKAETLPDFVGLAAQLGPAVVNISTEQRGAPSQSAEGEGGGAGSEPFGEFGEPFSEPHGRSLGSGFIIHPAGYILTNDHVIENGRKIIVTTKDGNQYKAAVVGRDPKSDVALLKIDARHDLPTAPLGNSDEVKVGQWVMAIGDPFGFDHTVTAGIVSARGRFIPGNYDDFLQTDASINPGNSGGPLINLQGEVVGVNTAIFTRTGSNTGIGFAIPINLVKQELPQLKEHGKVVRGWLGIYVQRVTPAIAESMGLPGPRGALVAEVLPNGPAKSAGLKRGDVIVAYDGRPIGDSRELPLMVGRTTLGRSATLSVVRDRKQIEVAVTITESHETQIAATSGRPLKAGASFGLTVKDLNPKLAHEMGLDETRGVVVYSVDPGSMAEEAGVQARDVILEVNRQAVSDVDSYNRALRAGGAGKAVLLLIKRRNSTVFVPLAPEG; via the coding sequence ATGTTCGTCAGGTTCTGGAACCTCGCTGTCATCGGCCTCGCCGCCGCCGGCCTGTTGTGCGGGACACCGGCTTCGCGCGCCCGCGCCGATCAGCTATGGGGCGAGCGGCCGGCCTCAGCGCGTCCGTCCAAGGCCGAAACTCTGCCCGACTTCGTTGGGCTTGCCGCTCAGCTCGGCCCCGCCGTCGTCAACATTTCGACCGAGCAGCGCGGCGCCCCGTCGCAGAGCGCGGAAGGCGAGGGCGGCGGCGCCGGCAGCGAGCCGTTCGGCGAATTCGGCGAGCCGTTCAGTGAGCCGCACGGGCGCAGCCTCGGCTCCGGCTTCATCATCCATCCCGCCGGCTACATTCTGACCAATGACCACGTGATCGAGAACGGGCGCAAGATCATCGTCACCACCAAGGACGGCAACCAGTACAAGGCGGCGGTGGTCGGGCGCGATCCCAAGAGCGACGTCGCGCTGCTCAAGATCGACGCGCGTCATGACCTGCCGACAGCGCCGCTGGGCAATTCCGACGAAGTCAAGGTCGGGCAATGGGTGATGGCGATCGGCGATCCGTTCGGCTTTGATCACACGGTGACCGCGGGAATCGTCAGCGCGCGCGGCCGCTTTATCCCCGGCAACTACGACGACTTCCTTCAGACCGACGCTTCGATAAATCCGGGCAACTCCGGAGGACCGCTGATCAACCTGCAGGGCGAGGTGGTCGGCGTCAACACCGCGATCTTCACCCGCACCGGCTCGAACACCGGGATCGGATTTGCGATCCCAATAAACCTGGTCAAGCAGGAGCTGCCGCAGCTCAAGGAGCACGGCAAGGTGGTGCGCGGATGGCTCGGCATCTACGTCCAGCGGGTCACGCCGGCGATTGCCGAGTCGATGGGGCTGCCCGGACCACGCGGCGCGTTGGTCGCCGAGGTCCTGCCCAACGGGCCGGCCAAGAGCGCCGGGCTCAAACGCGGCGACGTTATCGTGGCCTACGACGGCCGTCCGATCGGCGACTCGCGCGAGCTTCCGCTGATGGTTGGGCGGACGACGCTCGGCCGCAGCGCTACGCTCAGCGTGGTCCGCGACCGCAAGCAGATCGAGGTCGCGGTGACGATCACCGAGTCACACGAAACCCAGATCGCCGCGACCAGCGGTCGGCCGCTCAAGGCGGGCGCTTCCTTCGGACTCACGGTCAAGGATCTCAACCCCAAGCTTGCGCACGAGATGGGCCTGGACGAAACCCGGGGCGTGGTCGTGTACTCGGTCGATCCCGGCAGCATGGCGGAAGAGGCCGGAGTGCAGGCGCGCGACGTAATCCTTGAGGTCAATCGCCAGGCGGTGAGCGACGTTGACTCCTACAACCGCGCGCTGCGCGCGGGCGGCGCGGGCAAGGCAGTTCTGCTCCTCATCAAGCGCCGCAACAGCACCGTCTTCGTGCCGCTCGCGCCGGAGGGCTAG
- the rsmA gene encoding 16S rRNA (adenine(1518)-N(6)/adenine(1519)-N(6))-dimethyltransferase RsmA: MRPATRRPIPTRGRNRRPGGPRDAEIRIAPLAVADQLAAAGVRPRKSRGQNFLIQPAVADQIVAAAELRPNDEVVEIGPGLGILSDRIARAGVRRLWLVELDAGLARRLESAFAGHPAVRVVCRDFLDVDLAALAERPPVKVIGNLPFSAAAAILRRLDAAHALIGRMVLMFQREVAERIRARPGERTWSALSAFTALYWETALHFRVAAGNFRPKPKVDAEVIVFSPSSRMPFAPEHERAVLSTIRAAFSAPRKTLRNALATLRAPQATVAAALAEAGIDPSARPATLGVTDFVRLARELAARGALPSAGTPNEPAFRSVEGPHDA, encoded by the coding sequence ATGAGACCCGCGACGCGCCGCCCGATACCAACCCGCGGGCGCAATCGCCGACCCGGCGGCCCGCGGGATGCGGAAATCCGCATCGCGCCGCTTGCCGTCGCTGACCAACTGGCGGCCGCCGGCGTGCGGCCGCGCAAGTCGCGCGGCCAGAACTTTCTCATCCAGCCTGCCGTCGCCGACCAGATCGTCGCCGCCGCGGAGCTCAGGCCCAACGACGAGGTGGTCGAAATCGGCCCCGGACTCGGCATCCTGAGCGACCGTATCGCGCGCGCGGGCGTGCGCCGGCTGTGGCTCGTCGAGCTCGACGCGGGCCTCGCGCGCCGGCTGGAAAGCGCCTTTGCGGGCCATCCCGCGGTGCGCGTCGTATGCCGCGACTTTCTTGACGTCGATCTCGCGGCGCTCGCTGAGCGACCGCCAGTCAAGGTCATCGGCAACCTGCCGTTCAGCGCGGCCGCCGCGATCCTGCGCCGGCTCGACGCAGCGCACGCGCTGATCGGGCGGATGGTCCTGATGTTTCAGCGCGAGGTCGCCGAGCGGATCCGCGCGCGCCCGGGCGAGCGCACCTGGTCGGCGCTCAGCGCGTTCACCGCGCTGTACTGGGAAACCGCGCTCCATTTTCGGGTCGCCGCAGGCAACTTCCGCCCAAAGCCCAAGGTGGACGCCGAAGTCATCGTTTTCTCGCCATCGTCCCGCATGCCTTTCGCCCCCGAGCATGAGAGGGCGGTCCTGAGCACGATTCGCGCGGCATTTTCGGCGCCGCGCAAAACCTTGCGCAATGCACTGGCGACGCTGCGCGCGCCGCAAGCAACCGTCGCGGCCGCGCTGGCCGAGGCCGGTATCGACCCAAGCGCGCGCCCCGCAACGTTGGGCGTGACGGACTTCGTGCGTCTTGCCCGGGAGCTCGCCGCGCGCGGCGCGCTGCCGTCCGCAGGGACGCCCAACGAGCCCGCCTTTCGGTCGGTCGAGGGGCCGCACGATGCCTGA